In a single window of the Candidatus Kaiserbacteria bacterium genome:
- a CDS encoding glycosyltransferase family 4 protein produces MHVLTISLGRNILREGREQERMKLYAAHLSQLSIIVLTRKEHGYTDVVEEGNLHVYPTNSRNRFMMLVDAFRIGFRVLRVKDTDTARVVSAQDPLLIGWFAWVLSQVCDAHFHVQVHGDYFGSGWSGRSPVKRIQLFLALLLLRRAPFIRVVSKRIKDSLTQRGIPAKKITVLPIRPELEAFLPYTHVVRTTPPYTFLFIGRLAPEKDILRIVRAFALVHREHPLTHLRIVGEGSERARILGLVTSLGVRDAITLLPWTDAVGKEMAEADIFLLASLHEAYALTLVEAMAVGLPLITTDVGCVGEVVQDGIHGLVVHEMDDEAYAEAMIHMIRDTAFRTQCGTNGKETARALSESTAEEYAKAWVTALKPVS; encoded by the coding sequence ATGCATGTACTTACCATTAGTCTGGGAAGAAATATTCTTCGAGAAGGACGCGAGCAAGAGCGAATGAAACTCTATGCGGCGCACCTCTCGCAACTTTCTATTATTGTGCTCACGCGAAAGGAACATGGATATACCGATGTGGTAGAGGAAGGGAATCTTCATGTGTACCCTACCAATTCTCGTAATCGCTTCATGATGCTCGTGGATGCCTTTCGTATTGGATTTCGAGTTTTGCGTGTGAAAGACACTGATACTGCGCGTGTAGTTTCTGCGCAAGACCCGCTCCTCATTGGGTGGTTTGCATGGGTGCTTTCTCAAGTGTGTGATGCACATTTTCATGTGCAGGTGCATGGAGATTATTTTGGAAGCGGGTGGAGTGGACGCTCGCCTGTCAAGCGCATTCAACTATTTCTTGCTTTGTTACTGCTTCGGCGTGCGCCGTTTATCCGTGTCGTTTCAAAGCGTATCAAAGACTCGCTTACACAACGTGGTATTCCTGCAAAGAAAATCACGGTGTTGCCTATCCGCCCGGAACTTGAGGCATTTCTTCCGTATACGCATGTGGTGCGCACCACACCCCCGTACACGTTTCTTTTTATAGGGCGCCTCGCGCCGGAGAAAGATATTCTCCGAATCGTGCGTGCATTTGCACTCGTACACCGAGAGCATCCCCTGACGCACCTCCGTATTGTGGGTGAGGGAAGCGAGCGAGCGCGTATTCTTGGACTCGTGACATCGCTTGGGGTACGTGACGCAATCACACTTCTTCCATGGACTGATGCGGTAGGAAAAGAAATGGCAGAAGCAGACATATTTCTTCTTGCATCGCTCCACGAAGCATATGCACTTACCCTTGTCGAAGCAATGGCAGTTGGACTTCCCCTCATTACCACTGACGTGGGGTGTGTTGGCGAGGTGGTACAGGACGGGATCCACGGACTCGTCGTGCATGAAATGGATGATGAGGCGTATGCTGAGGCGATGATACATATGATACGGGATACTGCTTTTCGCACGCAGTGTGGTACAAACGGAAAAGAAACTGCGCGAGCGCTTAGTGAATCCACGGCAGAGGAATACGCAAAAGCGTGGGTAACCGCATTAAAGCCGGTCTCGTAG
- a CDS encoding glycosyltransferase family 4 protein, giving the protein MKILIATGLYTPDIGGPATYTRFLERVLPARGFSLTVVSFGEVRHLPKIIRHLAYLWKLLRAGWEVDVIYALDTVSVGLPATIASIILRTPLYVRVPGDYAWEQGQQRFGVTSTLDEFQHECTRHSKEVRALVFIQAWVVHHATRVVVPSEYMRSLVMGWEIASEKIIRVYSALSPIILSETRESLRQKYNYTGVVVTTAARLVPWKGIVGLCEAVLAQRGQGMNVSLEIIGDGVLRDALEVFIKKHNAYTYITLRGSVGKQELWERVKASDVFVLNTAYEGLSHQLLEVMNIGTPIITTPVGGNVELITHGKEGLLVAHNDVQAIGEAITRLTNDTLLCEHITRAARTKVGQFREVVIAEEVVRLFS; this is encoded by the coding sequence ATGAAGATTCTTATTGCAACAGGACTCTATACACCTGACATCGGTGGCCCTGCAACATACACGCGTTTCCTGGAGCGGGTGCTTCCCGCGCGCGGTTTTTCTCTTACGGTCGTTTCATTTGGCGAAGTGAGACATCTACCAAAAATAATTCGACATCTTGCCTACCTTTGGAAACTTTTGCGTGCGGGGTGGGAAGTGGATGTTATCTATGCACTTGATACGGTGAGTGTGGGTCTGCCTGCGACTATTGCAAGTATCATACTCAGGACACCACTCTATGTGCGTGTGCCAGGGGACTATGCCTGGGAGCAGGGGCAACAGCGTTTTGGTGTAACGAGCACGCTTGACGAGTTTCAGCACGAGTGTACGCGCCACTCTAAAGAGGTGCGCGCACTTGTATTCATCCAAGCGTGGGTAGTGCATCACGCAACACGTGTGGTGGTGCCGAGTGAGTATATGCGAAGTCTCGTGATGGGATGGGAAATAGCTTCAGAGAAAATCATTCGCGTATATAGTGCGCTTAGCCCCATTATACTTTCTGAGACACGAGAGTCACTTCGTCAAAAATATAACTACACGGGAGTGGTGGTGACTACCGCAGCACGTTTGGTGCCGTGGAAAGGGATTGTGGGGCTTTGTGAGGCTGTCCTTGCTCAGAGAGGACAAGGAATGAATGTCTCTCTAGAAATCATCGGGGATGGTGTTCTACGAGATGCACTCGAAGTATTTATCAAAAAACACAATGCATATACGTATATAACGCTTCGCGGAAGTGTGGGAAAACAGGAACTATGGGAACGGGTGAAGGCATCAGATGTGTTCGTGCTCAATACCGCATATGAAGGTCTCTCGCACCAACTCCTTGAAGTGATGAATATTGGCACACCAATTATTACGACACCAGTAGGTGGAAACGTGGAGTTAATTACTCATGGGAAAGAGGGACTCCTCGTGGCACATAATGATGTGCAGGCGATTGGAGAAGCTATTACACGTCTCACGAATGACACACTTCTTTGCGAGCACATAACGCGCGCGGCGCGTACAAAGGTTGGGCAGTTTCGCGAAGTGGTGATTGCCGAAGAAGTAGTCCGATTATTTTCATAG